In Serratia sp. FDAARGOS_506, a genomic segment contains:
- a CDS encoding SrfA family protein, with protein sequence MVKPFLRSGSLDDVLALGENGQPVYACAQQLRETLRLRRQQQAADCLAIPQPNESGTRIDWYAPFPGKVTSWLAASDAQRAQAVRHLEHCLATFRCLTEQAQATDHPSHRLFGALLAKAMHIPDPNHVYLVDDRPVLTFWGFIKPQAQSPDDPLACLRPIEAEVKVEVEKPAIVEPVKPAPAAEPEPLPAPAAPIESPAIVRPRRRYALWLLLILLLGSAALATWLHRSPPPQPAMPAEVQPPAPPEKAAAPLPKLRLPLAHATLMPPPPAPAIPQPADKNALVLPPEAVKAGSTRFLNGKWRATVALKDPITGKRPGLQYRLNGGKGSAIIAYGDGVSCRVAVEAGLMQSGNLVINSRTKAHCSDGSRYQIPEIVCRQGETGAAECTGRYDADTTYPMTFKRESK encoded by the coding sequence GTGGTGAAACCCTTCTTACGCAGTGGCAGTTTGGATGATGTGCTGGCTTTAGGCGAAAACGGCCAACCGGTCTACGCCTGCGCGCAGCAGCTGCGGGAAACCCTGCGTCTTCGCCGGCAGCAGCAGGCCGCCGACTGTCTGGCGATCCCCCAGCCGAACGAAAGCGGCACCCGCATCGACTGGTATGCGCCCTTCCCCGGCAAGGTCACCTCCTGGCTGGCGGCGAGCGACGCCCAGCGCGCGCAGGCGGTACGCCACCTGGAACATTGCCTGGCGACCTTCCGCTGCCTGACGGAACAGGCCCAGGCGACCGATCACCCCAGCCATCGTCTGTTCGGCGCGCTGCTGGCTAAAGCGATGCACATACCCGACCCCAACCACGTTTACCTGGTGGACGACCGGCCGGTGCTGACCTTCTGGGGCTTTATCAAGCCACAAGCGCAGAGCCCTGACGATCCTTTGGCTTGCCTGCGCCCGATCGAAGCAGAGGTGAAAGTCGAAGTGGAAAAACCGGCCATTGTCGAGCCGGTAAAACCGGCCCCGGCCGCCGAGCCCGAACCGCTGCCCGCCCCGGCAGCGCCTATCGAATCCCCTGCCATCGTTCGCCCTCGCCGGCGCTACGCTCTCTGGCTCTTGCTCATACTGCTGCTAGGTAGCGCGGCGCTGGCCACCTGGCTGCACCGCTCGCCGCCGCCGCAACCGGCGATGCCGGCAGAAGTTCAGCCTCCGGCGCCGCCGGAAAAAGCTGCCGCGCCGTTGCCCAAGCTGCGCTTACCGCTGGCGCACGCGACGCTGATGCCGCCGCCACCGGCGCCGGCCATCCCGCAGCCGGCGGACAAAAATGCGCTGGTGCTGCCGCCCGAGGCGGTGAAAGCCGGCTCCACCCGTTTCCTTAACGGCAAATGGCGCGCCACGGTGGCGCTGAAAGACCCGATCACCGGCAAACGCCCCGGCCTGCAATACCGTCTGAACGGCGGCAAAGGCAGCGCCATCATCGCCTACGGCGACGGCGTCAGCTGCCGGGTAGCGGTCGAAGCCGGGCTGATGCAGTCCGGCAATCTGGTGATCAACAGCCGCACCAAGGCGCACTGCAGCGACGGCAGCCGCTACCAGATCCCGGAGATCGTCTGCCGCCAGGGCGAAACCGGCGCGGCGGAGTGCACCGGCCGCTACGATGCGGACACCACCTATCCCATGACGTTCAAGCGCGAGAGTAAATGA
- a CDS encoding virulence factor SrfB → MLAPLTDYKHGITLIQDSGIQFLDFALTPLLDAEFPGKFVRKTASGPLLRLQWEAESGKYQLPAASGQAAEVVRPEFSYPLQQSLRLLDKLWLPLPFLRHTPAGLFLSGPDNWARLQVVQLDEPDQDGNLLRVVLAFDTRGAAPGQEALAPGESDLGTDLRFALAHRNHELGEFLDLTWVDGWLREAFSQRAAEREQRAEAEINAGLKTFEYQAHYLNLLHMLGHQLAVPQIKMVAATLQQPAIDVDLVLDVGNSHTCGVLVEDHPEESNGLKQTYELQLRSLSEPHRVYNELFESRVEFSRAGFGKPHLSFQSGRDDAFQWPSITRVGREAAQLAQRRTGHEGTTGISSPRRYLWDEERYASGWRFNEPQEPMAAAAPLTTLINDEGVPLSALPTAQRLPVFAAHYSRSAVMTLMLTELLAQALMQINSIAQRSRMPNAAAPRRLRAIILTLPSAMPKPEREIFRRRMQEAIGLVWKALGWHPQDAPFDGAHARFPVPQVQMEWDEATCGQMVYLYNETQVNFAGRTDAFFAAMARPDRPLAPGEQVGKTLRIASIDIGGGTTDLAITHYSLDDGVGNNIKINPRLLFREGFKVAGDDILLDAIQQFILPAVQQAFEAAGVSAAPALMDRLFGNEGRMDGLSTLRQQAALQIFMPAGRALLGAYEEYDPLDSRAEIAASLGDLLPQPPTPQVLAFINGEVQREADSDAFDILHTPLVIRLADLHAAFLSDRIGIGRCLRLLAEVVALYTCDVLLLTGRPARFPGVQALLRHLQPLPASRILPLEGYHTRSWYPFNKRGRIDNPKSTAAVGAMLCLLAIDLRLESFYFNVGDFQPYSTIRHLGMLDGNNMLADDNVYYRDIDLDRADFALDPAGSFQLRGPLRLGFRQLDNERWPASPLYTLTINDAPLARKLAGDAVITLRLAITASAEQGAESVKIAQAVMADGSPVPAHHLQLKLNTLAASASGATHYWIDSGSIYPR, encoded by the coding sequence ATGCTGGCACCCCTTACGGACTACAAACACGGCATTACGCTGATTCAGGACAGCGGCATTCAGTTTCTGGACTTTGCCCTGACGCCGCTGCTGGATGCCGAGTTTCCCGGCAAATTCGTGCGCAAGACCGCCAGCGGCCCGCTGCTGCGCCTGCAATGGGAGGCCGAGAGCGGCAAATACCAGCTGCCGGCCGCGAGCGGCCAGGCCGCCGAAGTGGTGCGGCCGGAGTTCAGCTATCCGCTGCAGCAGTCGCTGCGTCTGCTGGATAAGCTCTGGCTGCCACTGCCCTTCTTGCGCCACACCCCGGCGGGCCTGTTTTTATCGGGCCCGGACAACTGGGCGCGCCTGCAGGTGGTGCAGTTGGATGAACCGGATCAGGACGGCAACCTGCTGCGCGTGGTGCTGGCCTTCGACACCCGCGGTGCGGCACCCGGCCAGGAAGCGCTGGCACCGGGCGAAAGCGATCTCGGCACCGATCTCCGTTTCGCGTTGGCTCACCGCAACCACGAACTGGGTGAGTTTCTCGATCTGACCTGGGTAGACGGCTGGCTGCGCGAGGCATTCAGCCAACGCGCCGCCGAGCGGGAGCAGCGCGCCGAAGCGGAGATCAACGCCGGGCTGAAAACCTTCGAGTATCAGGCGCATTACCTCAACCTGTTGCACATGCTCGGCCACCAGTTGGCGGTGCCGCAGATAAAAATGGTGGCGGCGACGCTGCAGCAACCGGCGATCGACGTCGATCTGGTGCTGGACGTCGGCAACTCGCACACCTGCGGCGTGCTGGTCGAGGACCATCCGGAGGAGAGCAACGGCCTGAAGCAAACCTACGAGCTGCAGCTGCGCTCGCTTTCCGAACCGCATCGCGTCTACAACGAACTGTTCGAGAGCCGGGTAGAGTTTTCGCGGGCCGGGTTCGGCAAGCCACATCTGTCGTTCCAGAGCGGGCGCGACGACGCCTTCCAATGGCCGTCCATCACCCGCGTCGGCCGTGAAGCCGCGCAGTTGGCGCAGCGGCGAACAGGCCATGAAGGCACCACCGGCATTTCCAGCCCGCGCCGCTATCTGTGGGACGAGGAACGCTATGCGTCCGGCTGGCGCTTCAACGAACCGCAAGAACCCATGGCCGCCGCCGCGCCGTTGACCACCCTGATCAACGACGAAGGCGTGCCGCTGTCCGCCCTGCCGACGGCGCAACGGCTGCCGGTGTTCGCCGCCCACTACAGCCGCAGCGCGGTGATGACCCTGATGCTGACCGAGCTGCTGGCGCAGGCGCTGATGCAGATCAACAGCATCGCTCAGCGCAGCCGCATGCCGAACGCCGCCGCGCCACGCCGTCTGCGCGCCATCATTCTGACGCTGCCTTCGGCCATGCCGAAGCCGGAGCGCGAGATTTTCCGCCGCCGCATGCAGGAGGCGATCGGGCTGGTGTGGAAAGCCCTCGGCTGGCACCCGCAGGATGCGCCGTTCGACGGCGCGCACGCCCGCTTCCCGGTGCCGCAGGTGCAGATGGAGTGGGACGAGGCCACCTGCGGCCAGATGGTTTATCTGTACAACGAAACCCAGGTGAATTTCGCCGGCCGCACCGACGCCTTTTTCGCCGCCATGGCCCGGCCTGACCGGCCGCTGGCCCCGGGCGAGCAGGTGGGAAAAACGCTGCGTATCGCCTCCATCGACATCGGCGGCGGCACCACGGATCTGGCGATCACACACTATTCGCTCGACGACGGCGTGGGCAATAACATCAAAATCAACCCGCGCCTGCTGTTCCGCGAGGGCTTTAAAGTCGCCGGCGACGATATTCTGTTGGACGCCATCCAACAGTTTATCCTGCCCGCCGTGCAGCAGGCGTTCGAAGCCGCCGGCGTAAGCGCCGCCCCGGCGTTGATGGACAGACTGTTCGGCAACGAAGGACGCATGGACGGGCTTTCCACCCTGCGTCAGCAGGCCGCGCTGCAGATTTTCATGCCCGCCGGACGTGCGCTGCTCGGCGCCTATGAAGAATACGATCCGCTGGACAGCCGAGCGGAAATCGCCGCCAGCCTGGGCGATCTGCTGCCGCAGCCGCCGACGCCGCAGGTGCTGGCGTTTATCAACGGCGAGGTGCAGCGCGAAGCCGACAGCGACGCCTTCGATATTCTGCACACCCCGTTGGTGATTCGTCTGGCCGATCTGCACGCCGCCTTCTTGTCCGATCGCATCGGCATCGGCCGCTGCCTGCGCCTGCTGGCTGAGGTGGTGGCGTTGTATACCTGCGACGTGCTGCTGCTGACCGGCCGTCCGGCGCGTTTCCCCGGCGTGCAGGCGCTGCTGCGCCATCTGCAGCCGCTGCCCGCCAGCCGTATTCTGCCGCTCGAGGGCTACCACACCCGCAGCTGGTACCCGTTCAACAAACGCGGCCGCATCGATAACCCCAAATCCACCGCAGCGGTAGGCGCCATGCTGTGCCTGCTGGCGATCGACCTGCGGCTGGAGAGCTTTTACTTCAACGTCGGCGATTTCCAGCCTTACTCCACCATTCGCCATCTGGGTATGCTGGACGGTAACAACATGCTGGCGGACGATAACGTCTATTACCGCGACATCGATCTGGATCGCGCCGACTTCGCGCTCGATCCCGCCGGCAGCTTCCAGCTGCGCGGCCCGTTGCGCCTGGGCTTCCGCCAACTGGACAACGAACGCTGGCCGGCCTCGCCGCTCTATACGCTGACCATCAATGACGCCCCGCTGGCACGCAAGCTGGCCGGTGACGCGGTGATCACCCTGCGGCTGGCCATTACCGCCAGCGCCGAACAGGGCGCAGAAAGCGTCAAGATCGCGCAGGCGGTAATGGCCGACGGCAGCCCTGTCCCGGCGCACCACTTGCAACTGAAACTCAATACCCTGGCTGCCAGCGCCTCCGGCGCGACCCACTACTGGATAGACAGCGGGAGCATTTACCCACGATGA
- a CDS encoding virulence factor SrfC family protein, protein MKATTTAQSAPNHVLSTGILQAIDWVDAARRQSARLEQEADRLTLRLRRCHNRALQLANAQPDQVAIGLYGHNAAAKAHLLAALAPGAERLHADAALAVRYCATAPAPCAEYPLALALLDEAQWLAITLDAAAMGGFRLDWDARAIAAHLQALARHRQAVALDGLSDNDVLALWDSQRRHGDKGQQTLDRHFWPQAVALAPQLSIDDRARLFAPLWGEETTLTARYRQLAHTLHALGGSRQVHAPHRALALLTASAAAENATIVVMAEHGGKREIALSDLTWLTAEVTTVLPQTAQAALPADVALIDLPGSRACPQAEPTQRLQQAKRAHLLTRCADGLHANLLLVADAAATPQDAARVGQALANWVNQTQGETPALRQRRKPGLIWAVTPFDQRGEGKARPDDAVQRQVGEPGDSWATLLALDEQDCRRMVSYLATQARPAQKQARLLEQREELQRELTESLLGNWLTAADPHAAQQRGQQLLRALQAQAGRHGELLERLLPQRDTLRQLYQQQQHAAPAPAATPAPFGLDIDLFGAPEASAPGEPPALPFATRVFADWINHLRSLPDSRRLLDLLGVEKPHLELLVDALIGAACRLRLDDELERALCAGGLPDQSEDRQISQALAILGDFVAWLGFQRRDAATRPESRVNPGQPIFTPPPQPAVDWSNQQRLTRLAPTPTKNTAFYIYDWLIGLQTLLAENAATENKLGEAQRAALEEIVATLR, encoded by the coding sequence ATGAAAGCTACCACCACCGCCCAATCGGCCCCGAACCACGTACTCAGCACAGGCATTCTGCAGGCGATCGACTGGGTGGACGCCGCGCGACGGCAGTCCGCCCGTTTGGAACAGGAGGCGGACCGGCTGACGCTGCGCCTGCGCCGTTGCCATAACCGCGCTTTGCAATTGGCGAACGCGCAGCCTGACCAGGTCGCTATCGGCCTGTACGGCCACAACGCCGCCGCCAAGGCCCACCTGCTGGCGGCGCTGGCCCCCGGAGCAGAAAGGCTGCACGCAGACGCCGCGCTGGCGGTGCGTTATTGCGCCACCGCGCCGGCACCATGCGCCGAGTATCCTCTCGCCCTCGCGCTGCTCGATGAAGCGCAATGGCTGGCCATCACGCTCGATGCCGCCGCGATGGGCGGCTTCCGGCTGGACTGGGACGCCCGCGCGATCGCCGCCCATCTGCAAGCGTTGGCGCGCCACCGCCAAGCCGTCGCTCTCGACGGCCTCAGCGACAACGATGTGCTGGCGCTGTGGGATAGCCAACGCCGCCACGGCGACAAAGGGCAACAGACGCTGGACAGGCATTTCTGGCCGCAGGCCGTGGCGCTGGCGCCGCAACTGAGCATCGACGACCGCGCACGCCTGTTTGCGCCGCTGTGGGGAGAGGAAACGACGCTGACGGCGCGTTATCGCCAGCTGGCACACACGCTGCACGCCCTCGGCGGCAGCCGACAGGTTCATGCTCCGCACCGCGCGTTGGCGCTGCTGACCGCGAGCGCCGCAGCGGAAAACGCCACGATCGTCGTGATGGCCGAACACGGCGGTAAACGGGAGATCGCGCTGAGCGATCTGACCTGGTTGACCGCCGAAGTGACTACCGTTCTGCCGCAAACGGCGCAGGCGGCCCTGCCCGCCGACGTGGCGCTGATCGACCTGCCCGGCAGCCGCGCCTGCCCGCAGGCGGAACCGACGCAGCGGCTGCAACAGGCGAAACGCGCCCATTTGCTGACCCGTTGCGCGGACGGCCTGCACGCCAATCTGCTGCTGGTGGCCGATGCCGCCGCCACGCCGCAGGACGCCGCCCGCGTCGGCCAGGCGCTCGCCAACTGGGTCAACCAAACCCAGGGGGAAACCCCGGCGCTGCGCCAGCGCCGCAAACCCGGCCTGATTTGGGCGGTCACACCGTTCGACCAGCGCGGGGAAGGTAAAGCACGCCCCGACGACGCCGTACAGCGCCAGGTCGGCGAGCCCGGCGACAGCTGGGCCACGCTGCTGGCGCTGGATGAACAGGATTGCCGCCGCATGGTGAGCTACCTGGCCACTCAGGCGCGCCCGGCCCAGAAGCAAGCCCGCCTGCTCGAACAACGCGAAGAGTTGCAGCGCGAGCTGACGGAAAGCCTGCTCGGCAACTGGCTCACCGCCGCCGATCCGCACGCGGCGCAGCAGCGCGGCCAACAGCTGTTGCGCGCGCTGCAGGCGCAGGCCGGCCGCCACGGCGAGCTGTTGGAACGGCTGTTACCCCAGCGCGATACGTTGCGCCAGCTTTATCAGCAACAGCAGCACGCCGCGCCGGCCCCGGCGGCGACGCCTGCGCCGTTCGGGCTCGACATCGACCTGTTCGGCGCACCGGAAGCCTCAGCGCCCGGCGAGCCCCCCGCGTTACCCTTTGCTACGCGGGTGTTTGCGGATTGGATCAACCATCTGCGCAGCCTGCCGGACAGCCGCCGGTTGCTGGATCTGCTCGGCGTCGAAAAGCCGCATCTGGAACTGCTGGTCGATGCGCTGATCGGTGCCGCCTGTCGCCTGCGGCTCGATGATGAGCTGGAGCGCGCGCTGTGCGCCGGGGGCCTGCCGGACCAGAGTGAAGATCGGCAAATCAGCCAGGCGCTGGCGATACTGGGCGACTTCGTCGCCTGGCTCGGCTTCCAGCGGCGCGATGCGGCAACGCGCCCCGAGAGCCGCGTCAATCCCGGCCAGCCGATCTTTACCCCACCGCCGCAGCCGGCGGTGGACTGGAGCAACCAGCAGCGGTTAACCCGGCTGGCGCCGACGCCGACCAAAAATACCGCGTTTTATATCTATGACTGGCTGATCGGCCTGCAAACCCTGCTGGCGGAGAATGCGGCAACGGAAAACAAGCTCGGTGAGGCGCAGCGCGCGGCGTTGGAAGAGATCGTGGCCACCCTGCGCTAA
- a CDS encoding VOC family protein, translating into MPPFSLKTIDHVVLRVRDMQKSLHFYTQIVGCDIAKQRPDLGLMHLRAGAAMIDLVDVNGQLGKKGGEAPDPRRQNVDHVCLRIDPFNEDDLLAYLRSQGIAVNPAESRYGAEGDGPSIYFNDPDGNRIELKGPAE; encoded by the coding sequence ATGCCCCCTTTCAGCCTGAAGACTATCGATCATGTGGTTTTGCGCGTGCGCGATATGCAGAAAAGCCTGCATTTTTATACCCAGATCGTCGGCTGTGATATCGCCAAACAGCGGCCGGATTTGGGGCTGATGCACCTGCGCGCCGGAGCAGCCATGATTGATCTGGTCGACGTTAACGGCCAGCTTGGGAAAAAAGGCGGCGAAGCGCCCGATCCTCGCCGGCAAAATGTCGATCACGTTTGCCTGCGCATCGATCCTTTCAACGAAGACGATCTGTTGGCCTATCTGCGATCGCAGGGGATCGCCGTCAATCCCGCTGAATCGCGCTACGGTGCGGAAGGCGACGGGCCGTCGATTTACTTCAACGATCCGGACGGCAACCGCATAGAGCTTAAGGGACCGGCGGAATGA
- a CDS encoding NAD(P)/FAD-dependent oxidoreductase translates to MEQFDVVVIGAGAAGMFCAAQAGQLGCRVLLLDNGKKPGRKILMSGGGRCNFTNMYAEPAAYLSNNPHFCKSALARYTQWDFIDLINRYGIAYHEKTLGQLFCDDSAQQVVDLLVKECELGQVTMRLRSEVLGVEKTEHGYELALNGEEVSARSLVVASGGLSMPGLGASPFGYKLAEQFGLKVLPTRAGLVPFTLHKPLLEHLQTLSGVSVPAVITAENGVSFRESILFTHRGLSGPAVLQLSSYWQPGEYVSVNLLPDLDLAAFLDDQRRQHPNQSLKNTLALHLPKRLVECLQTLGQLPEATLKQLNAPQQAALTDLLQNWRVQPNGTEGYRTAEVTLGGVDTNELSSKTMEAHKAPGLYFIGEVVDVTGWLGGYNFQWAWSSAWACAQALAAQGR, encoded by the coding sequence GTGGAACAGTTTGATGTCGTAGTGATTGGGGCGGGCGCCGCCGGCATGTTTTGCGCCGCGCAGGCGGGGCAACTCGGTTGCCGCGTGTTGCTGCTCGACAACGGCAAAAAACCGGGCCGCAAGATCCTGATGTCCGGCGGCGGACGCTGCAACTTTACCAACATGTACGCTGAACCGGCGGCTTACCTGTCGAACAATCCGCATTTCTGCAAGTCGGCGCTGGCGCGCTACACCCAGTGGGACTTCATCGATCTGATCAACCGCTACGGCATCGCCTACCATGAAAAAACGCTGGGGCAGCTGTTCTGCGACGACTCGGCGCAGCAGGTGGTGGATCTGTTGGTCAAAGAGTGCGAGCTGGGCCAGGTGACCATGCGCCTGCGCAGCGAAGTGCTGGGCGTGGAAAAAACCGAACACGGTTACGAACTGGCGCTGAATGGTGAGGAAGTTAGTGCTCGCTCACTTGTGGTGGCCAGCGGTGGATTGTCCATGCCGGGGCTGGGCGCTTCGCCGTTCGGTTACAAGCTGGCGGAGCAGTTCGGCCTCAAGGTGCTACCGACGCGGGCCGGGCTGGTGCCTTTTACCCTGCATAAGCCGCTGTTGGAGCATTTACAGACGCTGTCCGGCGTCTCGGTGCCGGCGGTGATCACCGCCGAGAACGGCGTCAGCTTCCGTGAAAGCATCCTGTTCACCCATCGCGGCCTGTCCGGCCCGGCGGTGCTGCAGCTGTCCAGCTACTGGCAGCCGGGTGAGTATGTGAGCGTTAACTTACTTCCTGATCTGGATTTGGCGGCCTTCCTGGATGACCAACGCCGTCAGCACCCGAACCAAAGCCTGAAAAACACCCTGGCGTTGCACTTGCCGAAGCGGTTGGTGGAATGCTTGCAAACGTTGGGACAACTGCCGGAGGCGACATTGAAGCAGCTGAATGCGCCGCAGCAGGCGGCGCTGACGGATCTGTTGCAGAACTGGCGTGTGCAGCCGAACGGCACCGAAGGCTATCGCACGGCGGAAGTGACGCTCGGCGGCGTCGACACCAACGAACTCTCCTCCAAGACGATGGAAGCCCACAAGGCGCCGGGGCTCTACTTTATCGGCGAAGTGGTGGACGTAACCGGGTGGTTGGGCGGCTACAACTTCCAGTGGGCCTGGAGCTCGGCCTGGGCCTGCGCGCAGGCGTTGGCGGCGCAGGGGCGTTAA
- the pitA gene encoding inorganic phosphate transporter PitA: MLHLFAGLDFHTGLMLILALLFVLFYEAINGFHDTANAVATVIYTRAMRSQLAVVMAGLFNFLGVMLGGLSVAYAIVHLLPTDLLLNVSSAHGLAMVFSMLLAAIIWNLGTWYFGLPASSSHTLIGAIIGVGLTNALMTHTSVVDALNVPKMIGIFLSLLFSPLVGMMVAGVMVFALRRYWSGTKKRQRIHMTPAEREKVDGKRKPPFWTRIALILSAIGVSFSHGANDGQKGIGLIMLVLIGVAPAGFVVNMNATGYDITRTRDAVTHLQQYYQQHGDALSHAVSLTPLVPSPDDEAEPNKPAEFHCDSSRAMPAIELAQGMLTNLQSYDQLTVDQRSHLRRLLMCVTDTADKVAKLPETSSADQRFLKNLRQDLLQTVEYAPMWIIVAVALALSLGTMVGWKRVATTIGEKIGKKGMTYAQGVSAQMTAALSIGVASYTGMPVSTTHVLSSAVAGTMIVDGGGVQSKTVKNILLAWVLTLPISILLSGALYWVALKLI, from the coding sequence ATGCTGCATTTGTTCGCTGGCCTGGATTTCCATACCGGCCTGATGTTAATTCTCGCATTGTTGTTCGTGTTGTTTTATGAAGCCATCAACGGTTTTCATGATACGGCCAATGCGGTCGCTACAGTTATTTATACCCGCGCCATGCGCTCGCAACTTGCGGTCGTGATGGCAGGTTTGTTCAACTTTCTTGGCGTAATGCTCGGCGGTTTGAGTGTTGCTTACGCCATCGTCCACTTGCTGCCTACCGATCTGTTGTTGAACGTCAGTTCAGCACACGGATTAGCCATGGTCTTCTCCATGCTGTTGGCGGCAATCATCTGGAACCTCGGCACCTGGTATTTCGGTCTGCCGGCCTCCAGTTCCCATACGCTGATAGGCGCAATCATCGGTGTCGGTTTAACCAACGCCCTGATGACCCACACTTCGGTGGTGGATGCGCTTAACGTCCCGAAAATGATTGGTATTTTCCTTTCTCTGCTGTTCTCGCCGCTGGTCGGCATGATGGTGGCGGGAGTGATGGTGTTCGCCTTGCGCCGCTATTGGAGTGGCACCAAGAAACGCCAGCGTATCCACATGACCCCTGCGGAACGTGAAAAGGTCGACGGCAAACGCAAGCCGCCGTTCTGGACCCGTATCGCACTGATCCTGTCGGCGATTGGCGTCAGCTTCTCGCACGGCGCCAACGACGGCCAGAAAGGCATCGGCCTTATCATGCTGGTGCTGATCGGCGTTGCGCCGGCCGGCTTCGTGGTCAATATGAATGCAACCGGTTATGACATCACACGTACGCGTGATGCCGTGACCCACCTGCAACAATATTACCAGCAGCACGGTGATGCCCTGTCGCATGCGGTGTCATTGACGCCGCTGGTGCCAAGCCCGGATGACGAGGCCGAACCTAACAAGCCGGCCGAGTTCCACTGCGACAGTTCGCGCGCCATGCCGGCGATCGAGCTGGCTCAGGGCATGCTGACCAACCTGCAAAGCTACGATCAGCTGACGGTTGACCAGCGCAGCCACCTGCGCCGCCTGCTGATGTGCGTGACCGACACGGCGGATAAAGTCGCCAAGCTGCCGGAAACCTCATCCGCCGACCAGCGCTTCCTGAAGAACCTGCGTCAGGATCTGCTGCAGACCGTCGAGTACGCACCGATGTGGATCATCGTCGCCGTCGCGCTGGCGCTGTCGCTCGGCACCATGGTGGGCTGGAAACGCGTGGCCACCACCATCGGCGAGAAGATCGGCAAGAAAGGCATGACCTACGCTCAGGGCGTGTCGGCCCAGATGACCGCGGCGCTGTCGATCGGCGTGGCGAGCTATACCGGCATGCCGGTCTCCACCACCCACGTTCTCTCTTCGGCAGTTGCCGGGACGATGATCGTGGACGGCGGCGGCGTACAGAGCAAAACCGTGAAGAACATTCTGTTGGCTTGGGTACTGACCCTGCCAATCTCGATTCTGCTTTCCGGTGCGCTGTATTGGGTCGCGTTGAAGCTGATCTAA
- the uspB gene encoding universal stress protein UspB → MISTVALFWALCVVCVVNMVRYYSSLRALLVVLRGCDPLLYQYVDGGGFFTAHGQPSKQLRLVRYIFAQRYVEHHDPEFIRRCERVRGQFMLTSALCGLVVISLIALMIWY, encoded by the coding sequence ATGATCAGTACCGTCGCGCTGTTTTGGGCCTTATGTGTGGTGTGTGTGGTAAACATGGTGCGTTATTACTCTTCTTTGCGCGCGCTGCTGGTGGTATTGCGCGGCTGCGACCCGCTGCTGTACCAATACGTCGACGGCGGCGGTTTCTTCACCGCCCACGGGCAACCCAGCAAGCAGCTGAGGCTGGTGCGCTATATCTTTGCGCAGCGCTATGTCGAACACCACGATCCGGAGTTTATTCGCCGCTGCGAGCGGGTGCGCGGGCAGTTTATGCTGACCTCGGCCCTGTGCGGCCTGGTGGTCATCAGCCTGATAGCGCTGATGATCTGGTATTAA
- a CDS encoding SDR family oxidoreductase, giving the protein MANHSIKGKTVLIAGGAKNLGGLIARDLAEQGAKAVVIHYNSAASKAEAEKTVAAIQAAGAKGVALQADLTTADAVEKLFADAVAAVGKPDIAINTVGKVLKKPMVDISEAEYDEMTAVNAKTAFFFLKEAGKHLNDNGKICTLVTSLLGAFTPFYAAYAGTKAPVEHFTRAAAKEFGERGISVTAVGPGPMDTPFFYPAEGADAVAYHKTAAALSPFSKTGLTDIEDVVPFIRHLVSDGWWVTGQTILINGGYTTK; this is encoded by the coding sequence ATGGCAAACCATTCAATCAAAGGAAAAACCGTCCTCATCGCCGGCGGCGCCAAAAACCTCGGCGGGCTGATCGCGCGCGATTTGGCTGAACAAGGCGCAAAAGCGGTGGTAATCCACTACAACAGCGCCGCTTCCAAAGCCGAGGCGGAGAAAACCGTCGCCGCCATTCAGGCCGCCGGGGCGAAAGGCGTCGCACTGCAGGCCGATCTGACCACCGCAGATGCAGTCGAGAAGCTGTTCGCCGATGCGGTCGCCGCCGTCGGCAAGCCGGATATCGCCATCAATACCGTCGGCAAAGTGCTGAAAAAGCCGATGGTCGACATCAGCGAAGCCGAATACGACGAGATGACGGCGGTCAACGCCAAAACCGCGTTCTTCTTCCTGAAAGAGGCGGGCAAACACCTCAACGACAACGGTAAAATCTGCACGCTGGTCACCTCGCTGCTCGGCGCCTTCACGCCGTTTTACGCCGCTTACGCCGGCACCAAAGCGCCGGTGGAACACTTCACCCGCGCCGCCGCCAAGGAGTTCGGCGAACGCGGCATCTCCGTGACGGCGGTCGGCCCCGGCCCGATGGACACCCCGTTCTTTTACCCGGCAGAGGGTGCGGACGCCGTGGCCTACCACAAGACGGCGGCAGCGCTGTCGCCGTTCAGCAAAACCGGCTTGACCGATATCGAAGACGTGGTGCCGTTCATTCGCCATCTGGTCAGCGATGGCTGGTGGGTAACCGGCCAAACCATCCTAATCAATGGCGGCTACACCACCAAATAA